A portion of the Corynebacterium ammoniagenes DSM 20306 genome contains these proteins:
- a CDS encoding thiamine-phosphate kinase, with translation MKNTPTLRDVGEHGVIQEIIAAAPSSLNGDDAAVLLPLAPNSRTVATTDMLVEGRHFCRDWSTPYQVGMKAITQNYADIEAMGARPIGALMALGAPLDTPVSVVREIAEGIAQRTGEYNTELVGGDVTQAEKITVSVTAIGALGGDRQPLALSAARAGQKVVAHGKIGWSAAGWALLERFGRDIPDAELQPLVDFHCAPMLDPGRGVIARATGATAMTDNSDGLVHDLHTIARRSSVRINIFADAVAPDELLVRAGELLDHDPWDWVLAGGEDHTLLGTTMKDAPSGFRLIGEVTRGNGGDLVTVDGAPARYISGWESFPEEA, from the coding sequence GTGAAAAACACTCCGACCCTCCGCGATGTGGGCGAACACGGCGTCATCCAAGAAATCATCGCCGCCGCCCCCAGCTCCTTAAATGGCGACGACGCCGCAGTGCTGTTGCCACTAGCGCCGAACTCGCGCACCGTGGCCACCACAGACATGCTGGTTGAAGGACGACACTTTTGCCGCGATTGGTCCACGCCGTACCAAGTGGGCATGAAAGCTATTACCCAAAACTACGCTGACATTGAAGCCATGGGCGCACGTCCCATCGGTGCTTTGATGGCGCTGGGTGCACCTTTGGACACTCCCGTATCCGTGGTACGGGAAATCGCCGAGGGTATTGCCCAGCGCACCGGCGAGTACAACACGGAGTTAGTTGGCGGCGATGTCACCCAGGCGGAAAAGATTACGGTTTCCGTTACCGCCATTGGGGCACTGGGCGGAGATCGCCAACCTTTGGCCTTGAGTGCCGCGCGCGCCGGGCAAAAGGTCGTAGCCCATGGCAAAATTGGGTGGTCGGCGGCTGGCTGGGCGTTGCTGGAGCGCTTCGGGCGCGATATACCTGATGCCGAGCTGCAACCGTTGGTGGACTTTCACTGTGCGCCCATGCTCGATCCTGGCCGTGGGGTCATTGCCCGGGCTACAGGTGCTACCGCCATGACGGATAACTCCGATGGGCTCGTGCACGACTTGCACACCATCGCGCGGCGCTCATCGGTACGCATTAATATCTTCGCCGACGCGGTCGCCCCCGATGAGCTCTTAGTACGCGCAGGCGAATTATTAGACCATGACCCGTGGGATTGGGTCTTGGCTGGCGGGGAAGACCACACGCTGTTAGGCACCACTATGAAAGATGCACCGTCCGGCTTTCGTCTGATCGGTGAAGTCACCCGCGGCAATGGTGGGGACCTGGTGACCGTTGATGGTGCGCCTGCGCGCTACATCTCTGGATGGGAATCATTCCCGGAGGAGGCCTAA
- a CDS encoding DUF3515 domain-containing protein — protein sequence MTTQFNRPAIYISLGLSIVLVIGVLFGTKYYFENVARQPVSVSAVDSPEASTPLCEELVANLPERFMGEKRSELVEPAPDGVAAWADISSMATVLRCGVDMPLQYTEYSQPVDIDGSNWLEVRDMTEGSSLTTWYNTDFSPAVAVTTHTDKQPEGLSDALEVLDATEQEPRPAPLSQLNSADNAEACTSLDDALPDTLGEDYQRMDVSEEHTAAWSAAGREPVVIRCGVEPPAGYEAGEQLQQINDIPWFQDTTLGEGTTAGTWYALGRETDIAVSAPQDIANTALVELGDVIVANTKEQD from the coding sequence ATGACTACCCAATTTAATCGCCCGGCTATTTACATTTCACTTGGGCTGTCCATAGTGCTGGTAATTGGCGTGCTTTTTGGCACTAAATACTACTTTGAAAACGTGGCACGACAGCCTGTGTCCGTCAGTGCGGTTGATTCCCCCGAGGCGTCCACGCCGTTGTGTGAGGAATTGGTGGCTAATCTGCCTGAGCGGTTTATGGGTGAAAAGCGTTCAGAGCTCGTTGAGCCCGCACCCGACGGTGTGGCCGCCTGGGCTGATATCTCCTCCATGGCAACCGTGCTGCGCTGCGGGGTGGATATGCCCTTGCAGTACACCGAATACTCCCAACCGGTAGACATTGATGGCTCCAACTGGTTGGAAGTTCGCGATATGACCGAGGGTTCTTCCTTGACCACGTGGTACAACACCGACTTCTCCCCGGCGGTAGCAGTGACCACCCATACCGATAAGCAGCCAGAGGGACTGTCAGATGCATTAGAGGTACTCGATGCCACGGAACAAGAGCCACGCCCAGCGCCGTTGTCACAGTTAAACTCAGCAGATAATGCCGAGGCGTGCACTTCGCTTGACGATGCCCTGCCCGATACCCTCGGCGAAGACTACCAACGCATGGACGTCTCGGAAGAGCACACTGCCGCCTGGAGCGCTGCTGGCCGCGAACCCGTAGTCATCCGCTGTGGTGTGGAGCCCCCAGCAGGCTATGAAGCCGGCGAGCAGCTACAGCAAATCAATGACATTCCCTGGTTCCAAGACACCACCCTGGGCGAAGGAACCACCGCCGGTACCTGGTATGCCCTAGGCCGTGAAACCGACATCGCTGTCAGTGCCCCACAAGATATTGCCAATACCGCACTGGTCGAACTAGGCGATGTGATTGTCGCTAATACCAAGGAGCAGGACTAG
- a CDS encoding NAD(P)H-dependent glycerol-3-phosphate dehydrogenase produces the protein MAQVAVMGAGSWGTTLAKVFADAGSEVRLWVRRAELAKAITTTHINADYLPDIVLPATITATTDIQAALEGADIVVFAVPSQTMRDNLARWNEHLPNDATLVSISKGIESETLKRMSEVIAECTGASADRIAVLSGPNLAREIAEEQAAATVIACPDEQRAIAVQQAVSAPYLRPYTNTDVVGCEIGGACKNVIALACGVATGMGMGTNTMATLITRGLAEITRLGEALGADSRTFAGLAGLGDLVATCTSELSRNRTFGFRLGQGGSLEEAAAATNGQVAEGVISSASIYRLAMDSGVDMPLTQAVFGVCHKDLTAEDMVIALMGRSKKSEV, from the coding sequence ATGGCACAAGTTGCAGTGATGGGCGCGGGATCCTGGGGAACCACGCTGGCCAAAGTGTTTGCAGACGCTGGCAGTGAGGTTCGCCTGTGGGTTCGTCGTGCGGAATTGGCAAAGGCCATCACCACCACGCACATCAACGCGGACTACCTGCCCGATATCGTGCTGCCTGCAACTATTACTGCCACCACGGATATCCAAGCTGCCTTAGAAGGGGCAGATATCGTGGTCTTTGCGGTGCCTTCGCAAACCATGCGCGATAATTTAGCGCGCTGGAATGAGCATTTGCCTAACGATGCCACCTTGGTGTCCATCTCCAAAGGCATCGAGTCAGAGACCTTGAAACGTATGAGCGAGGTTATCGCCGAATGCACCGGCGCCTCCGCGGATCGTATCGCCGTGTTGTCGGGCCCCAACCTGGCGCGCGAGATTGCCGAAGAACAAGCGGCCGCCACCGTCATTGCCTGTCCGGATGAACAGCGCGCCATTGCGGTCCAGCAGGCAGTCTCTGCGCCGTATTTGCGCCCGTATACCAATACTGATGTGGTTGGGTGTGAAATCGGCGGCGCGTGTAAAAACGTCATCGCTCTCGCCTGTGGTGTGGCCACCGGCATGGGCATGGGAACCAACACCATGGCAACACTGATTACCCGCGGGCTGGCAGAAATTACCCGACTCGGTGAAGCCTTGGGCGCAGATTCTCGAACCTTTGCCGGTCTTGCCGGCTTAGGCGACTTGGTGGCGACCTGTACCTCGGAATTATCGCGCAACCGCACCTTTGGTTTTCGCCTGGGCCAAGGCGGCAGCTTAGAAGAAGCCGCGGCTGCAACGAATGGGCAAGTAGCCGAGGGCGTGATTTCTTCGGCCTCGATTTATCGCCTGGCCATGGATTCCGGGGTGGATATGCCTCTCACACAAGCAGTTTTTGGCGTGTGCCATAAAGACTTGACGGCCGAAGACATGGTGATTGCTCTGATGGGTCGTAGCAAGAAGTCGGAAGTTTAG
- a CDS encoding TetR/AcrR family transcriptional regulator has protein sequence MTTARDKLLHAAGNRFYHHGINATGIDAITTEAGVAKKSLYNNFASKAALVDAYIDHRHQEWLSLYRAREEQATSPAEKVLAVFDAYIAHAMDSYDDGFRGCGLLNAAAEFPAGTPARQAVNEHKQEVEAILAKHLTEHLAEHPTEQPSQLSTVNQVQQLAEHLSFLLEGAVARAGLEGTPQRLHNARLIAARMLAE, from the coding sequence ATGACAACCGCACGGGATAAACTCTTGCACGCAGCAGGCAACCGCTTTTATCACCACGGCATCAACGCCACGGGTATTGACGCCATCACGACAGAAGCAGGTGTGGCGAAAAAGAGCCTGTACAACAACTTCGCGTCCAAAGCCGCGCTAGTCGATGCCTATATCGACCACCGCCACCAGGAATGGTTGAGCCTCTACCGCGCCCGAGAGGAGCAAGCCACAAGCCCGGCAGAGAAAGTACTCGCCGTCTTTGATGCTTATATCGCCCACGCCATGGATAGCTATGACGACGGTTTCCGTGGCTGTGGGCTGCTCAATGCCGCCGCCGAATTTCCCGCCGGCACGCCTGCGCGCCAAGCGGTCAACGAACACAAACAAGAAGTCGAAGCTATCCTCGCGAAGCACCTCACCGAACACCTAGCTGAGCATCCCACTGAGCAGCCATCACAGCTGTCTACCGTTAACCAGGTACAGCAACTGGCTGAGCACTTAAGCTTTCTCCTCGAAGGCGCCGTCGCGCGCGCCGGGCTCGAAGGCACACCACAGCGTTTACACAATGCCCGCCTTATCGCCGCACGGATGCTTGCCGAGTAA
- a CDS encoding DAK2 domain-containing protein: MAINHIDAPTLHAWAKRSVAELSLRRAELNQLNVFPVPDADTGSNMAHTMEAALAEADKGGDVAQALAIGSVRGARGNSGMVLSQVLRAVADSTADSLIDAQTLVNALTLAVDLVDRAISEPVEGTVVSVLKAAAVAAEKSAQHSDVLVEVLTATCDEAAKALANTPSQLAVLREAGVVDAGGAGLVILLECLLAEVTEAEPREGIAIPESVVELEVVFYYHGDIDKLDAAISPLGDSVVIARATEAEANVHIHTSHAGEVIEKAFGLGEVTSLRLEVLPAKAQVPEKLVDDTPRVIVSTRDGELAKLFRSIGATIYTPGMALGDDDIFVGTPRGIELGGAEVVPVSSNVEAIAAISVYAPGPGAVTAMVEVARAMRVDKPSDETVGAILACCHDLVRDGDEQLTILTSLTLDTEQLTRQLGVEVIVVQVAGMRTEIGVE, encoded by the coding sequence ATGGCTATAAACCACATTGACGCCCCCACGCTGCACGCGTGGGCGAAGCGATCGGTGGCAGAGCTTTCCCTGCGCCGCGCCGAGCTCAACCAGCTCAACGTCTTTCCAGTTCCGGACGCAGATACCGGCTCGAATATGGCGCACACCATGGAAGCAGCCTTGGCTGAGGCCGATAAGGGCGGCGATGTCGCCCAGGCACTGGCCATTGGCTCCGTGCGCGGGGCACGTGGCAACTCCGGCATGGTGTTATCGCAGGTCTTGCGCGCGGTAGCAGATTCCACGGCGGATTCACTTATCGATGCCCAGACGTTGGTCAACGCACTCACCCTAGCGGTGGATTTAGTTGATCGTGCCATTTCCGAGCCCGTCGAAGGCACCGTGGTCTCCGTGCTGAAAGCCGCGGCCGTGGCGGCAGAAAAATCCGCGCAGCATTCCGACGTGCTGGTGGAAGTACTCACCGCGACCTGCGATGAAGCAGCGAAGGCGTTGGCCAATACGCCGTCACAATTGGCCGTGTTGCGCGAGGCCGGCGTGGTTGATGCCGGGGGAGCGGGCCTGGTGATTTTGCTCGAGTGCCTGCTGGCAGAAGTTACTGAGGCTGAACCGCGCGAAGGAATTGCCATTCCCGAAAGTGTCGTTGAATTGGAAGTGGTCTTTTACTACCACGGGGACATCGACAAGCTAGATGCGGCGATTAGCCCACTGGGCGATAGCGTGGTCATTGCGCGCGCGACCGAAGCAGAAGCCAATGTCCATATTCATACCTCGCACGCCGGCGAAGTGATCGAGAAAGCTTTTGGGCTAGGTGAGGTTACGAGCCTGCGCTTGGAGGTATTGCCGGCGAAGGCACAAGTGCCAGAAAAGCTTGTCGATGACACCCCGCGGGTTATTGTCTCCACCCGTGACGGGGAGTTAGCGAAGCTGTTTCGCTCCATTGGTGCCACGATTTATACCCCGGGTATGGCTCTGGGTGATGACGATATTTTTGTGGGCACCCCGCGCGGAATTGAACTCGGTGGTGCCGAGGTCGTGCCGGTGTCGAGTAACGTGGAAGCAATCGCGGCGATTTCCGTCTATGCCCCAGGCCCAGGTGCGGTGACGGCCATGGTCGAAGTAGCGCGCGCGATGCGGGTGGATAAACCCAGTGATGAAACTGTTGGCGCGATTTTGGCCTGCTGTCATGACTTAGTGCGCGACGGTGATGAGCAATTGACCATCTTGACTTCGCTGACGCTCGATACCGAGCAACTGACCCGGCAGCTGGGCGTGGAAGTGATCGTGGTGCAGGTGGCAGGTATGCGCACCGAAATCGGGGTAGAATAA
- a CDS encoding D-alanine--D-alanine ligase family protein encodes MLMTSKTRVAVIYGGKSTEHSVSCVTAGAIMSHLDPERYEIIPIAITKEGTWTIGVTEGLEIKDGKLPEVEEADELTVSLNPRGDGQIHNVTRGTLHADIDVVFPALHGVNGEDGTVQGVFEMAGIPYVGTGVMSSAVCMDKEFMRKLMVAEGLPVTRDVILRGRTELTDAEKDHLGLPVFVKPARGGSSIGVSKVNTWDELPAAIAEAAAFDDKVIVEAELVGAEVEVGVLEYPTGELVASVPAKLNGTEDSDEGFYGFDTKYLDNTVTATIPAPFDEATTKALQDLAVETFQALNCEGLSRVDFFVTEQGPMINEINTLPGFTPISMYPQVFLASGVSYPELLDTLIATALAKANQDV; translated from the coding sequence ATCCTCATGACTTCAAAGACGCGCGTAGCTGTCATCTATGGTGGCAAAAGTACTGAACACTCCGTCTCCTGTGTGACCGCAGGTGCAATCATGAGCCATTTGGACCCGGAGCGCTATGAGATTATCCCCATTGCGATTACCAAAGAGGGCACCTGGACCATTGGTGTCACCGAGGGCTTAGAAATTAAAGATGGCAAGCTGCCGGAGGTCGAAGAAGCCGATGAGCTCACCGTCTCGTTGAATCCGCGCGGTGATGGGCAAATTCATAATGTCACCCGTGGCACCCTGCACGCCGATATTGACGTGGTCTTTCCCGCGCTGCACGGCGTCAACGGCGAAGATGGCACCGTCCAGGGCGTGTTTGAGATGGCCGGCATTCCTTATGTCGGTACCGGCGTGATGTCGTCTGCGGTATGCATGGATAAAGAATTCATGCGCAAACTCATGGTGGCCGAAGGTTTGCCGGTTACCCGTGACGTTATCCTGCGCGGCCGCACAGAGCTAACCGATGCAGAAAAAGACCACTTGGGTCTGCCTGTCTTCGTCAAACCTGCTCGTGGTGGCTCGTCGATTGGTGTCTCCAAAGTCAATACCTGGGACGAGCTACCGGCTGCAATTGCCGAGGCTGCCGCATTTGATGACAAGGTCATTGTCGAAGCCGAGCTAGTCGGTGCCGAAGTTGAAGTCGGCGTGCTGGAATACCCCACGGGTGAGCTGGTTGCTTCGGTACCGGCCAAGCTCAATGGCACCGAGGATTCCGATGAAGGCTTCTATGGCTTTGATACCAAGTACTTAGATAACACCGTGACCGCCACCATCCCTGCGCCGTTTGATGAAGCTACCACTAAGGCTCTGCAGGACCTCGCGGTCGAGACTTTCCAGGCGTTGAATTGCGAAGGCCTATCGCGTGTGGACTTCTTTGTCACCGAGCAGGGTCCAATGATCAATGAGATCAACACCTTGCCCGGCTTTACGCCGATCTCGATGTACCCGCAGGTATTTTTGGCATCGGGCGTGAGCTACCCAGAACTGCTCGATACTCTGATTGCCACCGCTTTGGCCAAAGCGAACCAGGACGTCTAG
- a CDS encoding DMT family transporter yields the protein MNSQGTLLGILAVLGAAALWGTTGTAATFAPDVGPLAMGAAALGIGGILQALIALPALYRARTELRAHLPVVFAGAVGVFIYPLAFYSSMHLAGVAVGTVVSLGSAPIASEVLERVSEKRHLSRRWMLAAALGITGATTLCLSTMHNAPSQVAPTIAGIALGLVAGTTYALYSWSAHQLIGRTIGRAAGMGAIFGLGGLALIPVLLATGAPLLSSTQSFTVGAYMALIPMFLGYLLFGYGLTRVNASSATTLTLAEPAIAAILAVVIVGERLDPLGWVGIAAIGAALLVLSLGPATGESNRQSTRRPRTTNAKSSLQQQPQ from the coding sequence ATGAATAGTCAAGGAACACTACTGGGTATCCTCGCCGTTCTCGGTGCTGCCGCACTGTGGGGTACCACGGGGACTGCCGCCACCTTTGCTCCAGATGTTGGGCCTTTAGCCATGGGCGCTGCCGCGCTCGGCATTGGCGGGATATTGCAAGCGCTCATTGCCCTCCCCGCGCTGTACCGGGCGCGTACAGAACTACGCGCACACCTCCCAGTCGTCTTCGCTGGTGCTGTGGGAGTATTTATCTATCCCCTCGCCTTTTATAGCTCCATGCACCTAGCTGGTGTGGCCGTAGGAACCGTGGTCTCCCTGGGCTCCGCGCCGATTGCCTCGGAGGTCTTAGAGCGCGTCAGTGAAAAACGACACCTCAGCCGCCGCTGGATGTTAGCCGCGGCACTGGGCATTACCGGTGCCACCACTTTGTGCCTGTCGACCATGCACAACGCTCCCAGCCAAGTAGCACCCACCATCGCAGGAATCGCTTTAGGTCTTGTCGCCGGTACGACCTACGCGCTGTATTCCTGGAGCGCACATCAGCTCATTGGTCGCACCATCGGGCGCGCTGCCGGCATGGGCGCTATCTTCGGACTCGGCGGGCTCGCTCTTATACCCGTGCTCCTTGCCACCGGCGCACCGCTTTTATCCAGTACCCAGTCATTTACCGTCGGCGCCTATATGGCATTAATTCCGATGTTCTTAGGCTATTTGCTCTTTGGCTATGGGCTGACGCGTGTGAACGCCAGTAGTGCGACCACGCTGACGCTTGCCGAGCCTGCCATCGCGGCCATCCTGGCCGTGGTCATTGTCGGCGAGCGCCTGGACCCCCTCGGCTGGGTAGGAATCGCTGCTATCGGCGCCGCACTCCTCGTGCTCTCACTCGGTCCTGCTACCGGAGAGTCCAACCGACAGTCCACGCGCCGCCCGCGTACTACCAACGCAAAAAGCTCACTGCAGCAACAACCACAGTGA
- the rsmD gene encoding 16S rRNA (guanine(966)-N(2))-methyltransferase RsmD has protein sequence MTRIIAGQARGRTIIVPEEGTRPTSDRAREGLFSSLAVRWGFEGSRVLDLFAGSGALGLEAASRGAAEVHLVDNSAQAIKNITHNAGVVGHPKVHIHQLQASTYLAQAPREHFDMVLADPPYDFADVDELLVAITPVLADDAIVVIERHIDSPEPAWPAEYDPTGQKLKKRTYGIARMDMAIFEREVHD, from the coding sequence ATGACCAGAATCATTGCCGGCCAAGCTCGTGGTCGCACCATTATCGTGCCGGAGGAAGGCACGCGCCCGACCTCCGACCGCGCCCGCGAAGGGCTTTTTTCTTCGCTCGCCGTGCGCTGGGGATTTGAAGGCTCCCGCGTTCTCGACCTGTTCGCCGGCTCCGGCGCCCTAGGCCTCGAGGCTGCCAGCCGCGGTGCCGCGGAAGTACACCTGGTAGACAATAGCGCCCAGGCGATCAAAAACATCACCCATAACGCCGGCGTGGTCGGCCACCCCAAGGTGCACATCCATCAGCTGCAAGCCAGCACGTATTTGGCGCAGGCCCCGCGCGAACACTTCGACATGGTGCTAGCCGATCCGCCTTATGATTTCGCCGACGTCGACGAGCTTCTCGTCGCCATCACGCCCGTGTTGGCCGATGATGCCATCGTGGTCATCGAACGCCACATCGACAGCCCTGAGCCGGCCTGGCCGGCGGAGTACGACCCGACGGGGCAAAAACTAAAAAAGCGCACCTACGGAATCGCGCGCATGGACATGGCCATTTTTGAAAGGGAAGTACATGACTAA
- a CDS encoding uracil-DNA glycosylase encodes MHPDWQPIIQEPLNHISTDIYGPDTLPPRDDVMRAFDLAPSDVKVLILGQDPYPTPGHAMGLSFSTQPGVRPPRSLVNIYKELESDLGIVLSDTGRADGDLTSWFEQGVMLLNRVLTVEAGNAGSHRRMGWEAVTEAAIRALNRPDLVAILWGKDAQSAARFIPEATIIASPHPSPLSARRGFFGSRPFSRANEALVQAGSAPVRWQL; translated from the coding sequence ATGCACCCTGACTGGCAACCGATTATCCAAGAACCTCTTAATCACATCAGTACGGATATCTACGGCCCGGATACCCTCCCGCCGCGCGATGATGTCATGCGTGCCTTTGACCTCGCACCCTCGGACGTCAAAGTATTAATACTGGGCCAAGACCCATATCCCACCCCAGGGCATGCAATGGGCTTGTCCTTTTCCACCCAACCCGGGGTGCGCCCGCCGCGCTCATTGGTCAACATTTATAAAGAGCTCGAATCCGACCTGGGTATTGTCTTGTCGGATACGGGTCGCGCCGATGGTGATCTCACATCCTGGTTTGAGCAAGGAGTCATGCTTTTAAACCGCGTGCTGACAGTAGAAGCAGGAAACGCCGGTTCACATCGGCGCATGGGCTGGGAAGCAGTGACCGAGGCAGCCATCCGCGCGCTTAATCGCCCAGACCTGGTGGCTATCTTATGGGGCAAAGACGCACAATCTGCCGCACGCTTTATCCCCGAGGCAACCATCATTGCCTCCCCGCACCCCTCACCGCTATCCGCGCGCCGGGGCTTTTTCGGATCCCGGCCCTTTTCCCGGGCGAATGAGGCGTTGGTTCAGGCCGGATCAGCACCTGTCCGGTGGCAATTGTAG
- a CDS encoding ATP-dependent DNA helicase RecG encodes MLGWKDDRPLSEVLPGKVAKALTKSFGYSTCGQLLLNHFPRDYIRQGKNFRAFAERQAPEGSFITVSGTVTHIAKRPIRNGFVLNVTVDDAYTAVFFNGVWQERVLYPGIRVLFSGKLKFFHNTAQLQHPEFLILDAPRGESAVSKRWGGTLKAIAQFVDVEELLRDREWLPVYPASSTLKTWTIMAAIHHVLKTLPPIEDPLDISDLTFDMALRQIHEPRPEGPQRAIDRLKYNEALGIGLVMALRRRDTRHWRAFALPPAPDGYRAEMLAKLPFELTGGQQRVLKDIDRDLSKAEPMSRLLQGEVGSGKTLVAVAAMLSAVDAGHQAALLAPTEVLAHQHARSISAMLPDDIRLTVLSGSMKVAEKRQALLDIVSGQADIVVGTHAIIQETVEFFSLGMVVVDEQHRFGVEQRDSLRMKAPEGTFPHVLVMTATPIPRTIAMTVFGDLEVSSLHELPGGRKPIQSSVVPEAKPTWVTRAFERIREEVAAGHQAYIVCPRIEGEGGVLELAEELQDGPLAGLRIMVLHGRMDDKDERMAAFARGDIDVLVSTTVIEVGVDVANATVMLIRESENFGVSQLHQLRGRVGRGGNASLCLFHTLAAPNSESFERIAKIAATSSGFELTELDMEYRREGDVLGTRQSGRQRTLQLLDLSEDLLIIERAYEDAYQLVDDNPELAFHLTVGIREEEQEYLDKS; translated from the coding sequence ATGTTGGGGTGGAAGGATGACCGGCCGCTATCTGAGGTTCTGCCGGGCAAAGTGGCCAAGGCGCTGACCAAAAGCTTTGGCTATTCCACCTGCGGGCAACTGCTGCTCAACCACTTTCCGCGCGATTATATCCGCCAGGGCAAAAACTTCCGGGCCTTTGCCGAAAGACAAGCCCCGGAAGGCTCGTTTATCACCGTCTCGGGCACGGTGACCCATATTGCCAAGCGTCCCATTCGCAATGGGTTTGTGCTCAACGTGACCGTCGATGATGCCTATACCGCCGTGTTTTTCAACGGTGTGTGGCAAGAGCGCGTGTTATATCCGGGCATTCGCGTGCTCTTTTCGGGCAAGCTGAAGTTTTTCCACAACACTGCGCAATTGCAGCACCCGGAATTTTTGATTCTGGATGCACCGCGCGGGGAATCCGCCGTGTCCAAGCGCTGGGGCGGAACGTTGAAAGCGATTGCGCAATTTGTGGACGTGGAAGAGCTGCTGCGTGATCGCGAGTGGCTGCCGGTGTATCCGGCGTCCTCGACGCTGAAGACGTGGACGATCATGGCCGCGATCCACCACGTGTTAAAAACCCTGCCGCCAATTGAAGATCCGCTCGATATCTCCGATCTGACCTTCGATATGGCGCTGCGCCAAATCCACGAACCTAGACCGGAAGGCCCGCAGCGTGCTATCGACCGCTTGAAATACAACGAGGCTTTAGGCATTGGTCTGGTCATGGCCTTGCGCCGGCGCGATACCCGCCACTGGCGTGCGTTTGCATTGCCACCGGCTCCCGATGGCTACCGCGCGGAGATGCTCGCCAAACTGCCTTTTGAGCTCACCGGCGGACAACAGCGCGTATTGAAAGATATCGACCGGGATTTATCCAAGGCCGAGCCCATGTCCCGGCTGCTGCAAGGTGAAGTTGGCTCCGGTAAAACATTAGTCGCGGTAGCCGCCATGCTCTCTGCTGTCGATGCCGGGCATCAAGCAGCCTTGCTGGCGCCCACGGAAGTGCTTGCGCACCAGCATGCGCGCTCTATTTCGGCGATGCTGCCGGACGATATCCGCCTGACGGTGCTATCGGGCTCGATGAAAGTCGCCGAAAAGCGCCAGGCCTTATTGGATATCGTCTCCGGCCAAGCCGATATTGTGGTCGGCACGCACGCGATTATCCAAGAGACCGTGGAGTTTTTCTCCCTTGGCATGGTCGTTGTTGATGAGCAACACCGCTTCGGCGTAGAACAGCGCGATTCTTTGCGGATGAAAGCCCCCGAGGGTACTTTCCCGCACGTGCTGGTGATGACGGCAACGCCTATTCCGCGCACTATTGCCATGACGGTCTTCGGTGATTTGGAAGTATCCTCCCTGCACGAATTACCCGGCGGGCGCAAGCCGATTCAATCCTCCGTGGTTCCAGAAGCCAAGCCCACGTGGGTCACGCGTGCTTTTGAGCGCATTCGCGAGGAAGTTGCCGCCGGGCACCAGGCTTATATCGTTTGCCCCCGCATCGAGGGCGAAGGCGGGGTCTTAGAACTAGCCGAAGAACTCCAGGACGGGCCTTTGGCCGGCCTGCGGATTATGGTTTTGCATGGGCGCATGGATGATAAAGATGAGCGCATGGCGGCCTTTGCCCGCGGGGATATCGATGTGCTTGTATCCACCACCGTGATCGAAGTCGGCGTGGACGTCGCCAATGCCACGGTGATGCTCATTCGCGAATCGGAGAACTTTGGCGTCAGCCAGCTCCACCAGCTGCGCGGGCGCGTCGGCCGTGGCGGTAATGCCTCGCTGTGTCTATTTCACACGCTCGCCGCCCCGAATTCGGAAAGCTTCGAGCGCATTGCCAAAATTGCCGCGACCTCGAGCGGTTTTGAACTCACCGAGCTCGATATGGAATACCGCCGCGAAGGTGACGTTTTAGGCACACGCCAATCCGGGCGCCAGCGCACGCTGCAATTGCTTGATTTATCCGAGGATTTGCTCATTATCGAACGCGCCTATGAAGACGCCTATCAGCTTGTCGATGACAACCCCGAGCTCGCCTTTCACCTCACCGTCGGCATCCGCGAGGAAGAACAAGAATACTTAGACAAATCCTGA